Proteins from one Mesorhizobium sp. AR10 genomic window:
- a CDS encoding TlpA disulfide reductase family protein — MQKPLEIALHRNVVLQIDSPAPSIKVENWLRGEPLTTFEPGKVYIIEFWATWCGPCVDGMPHLMQLQEKYRDSGVEIVGVAASEEAPTADEARSKLDAWLTEKFSNLNYRMAFDSTGEMKKLWMEPSFSFTIPTSFVVDRDAHIAFIGGPTKLDEVLPKVLNGSWRSSDQAKSADAERIAEGETKARETALKKPIRDKFQAAVEKEDWKTALSAIKEGIALIPDNVNFRVSLAHLLLHKMRDMEAGLPEMRQFVRDAIDRESEHWIYYGLFLLFAPCFDYAGFPSAERFAMGEELSKHIVALPQGDGSKFMSYPMVAQYYHESGNKDRAIELVEQALKALDGPEPISNDLKQHLLPELLQALANYKGEKVCHGTICVAPQKDSPNVNGVAEEQT, encoded by the coding sequence GTGCAGAAACCTTTGGAAATAGCTTTGCACCGCAATGTGGTGTTGCAGATCGACTCCCCGGCTCCTTCGATTAAAGTCGAGAACTGGCTGCGTGGCGAGCCCCTCACGACCTTTGAGCCCGGCAAAGTTTACATCATCGAATTTTGGGCAACGTGGTGCGGCCCATGTGTGGACGGGATGCCCCATCTGATGCAGCTGCAGGAGAAATACAGGGACAGCGGCGTTGAGATCGTCGGAGTCGCGGCTTCTGAAGAAGCTCCAACGGCCGATGAGGCCCGAAGCAAGCTGGACGCTTGGTTGACCGAAAAGTTCTCGAATCTGAACTATCGGATGGCGTTCGACTCCACAGGCGAAATGAAAAAGCTTTGGATGGAGCCCAGCTTTTCTTTCACGATTCCCACCTCGTTCGTGGTCGACCGAGACGCCCACATCGCCTTTATTGGTGGTCCGACGAAACTCGATGAGGTTTTGCCGAAGGTGCTTAACGGCAGCTGGCGCAGCAGCGACCAAGCAAAATCCGCCGACGCGGAGCGGATTGCGGAAGGCGAAACCAAAGCGCGCGAAACAGCGCTGAAGAAGCCGATCAGGGACAAATTTCAGGCGGCGGTGGAGAAAGAGGATTGGAAGACGGCGCTCTCGGCAATCAAAGAGGGCATCGCCTTGATTCCGGACAACGTGAATTTCCGCGTGAGTCTTGCGCATCTGTTGCTTCACAAAATGCGCGACATGGAGGCCGGCTTGCCCGAAATGCGCCAATTCGTTCGCGACGCGATCGACAGAGAGTCCGAGCACTGGATATATTATGGGCTATTCCTACTCTTCGCGCCGTGCTTTGATTATGCCGGCTTTCCGTCTGCTGAGCGCTTTGCGATGGGCGAAGAGCTGTCTAAACACATCGTGGCACTGCCGCAAGGCGACGGCTCTAAGTTCATGTCTTATCCGATGGTCGCTCAGTACTATCATGAGAGCGGCAACAAAGATCGTGCGATCGAGTTGGTCGAGCAGGCACTTAAGGCGCTGGACGGTCCGGAGCCTATCTCGAACGACCTGAAACAGCACCTTCTACCGGAGTTGCTGCAGGCTCTGGCCAACTACAAGGGTGAGAAGGTTTGTCACGGCACTATCTGTGTGGCTCCGCAAAAGGATTCTCCCAACGTCAATGGGGTGGCCGAGGAGCAAACCTAA